The following are encoded in a window of Dysidea avara chromosome 4, odDysAvar1.4, whole genome shotgun sequence genomic DNA:
- the LOC136253882 gene encoding protein NLRC3-like: MWRQLGVQLRVADHLLRIIEKNHPNDCEGCCSKMLQEWLDSNSNASWEVLTGVLENLKLTDGTEGVDWLSEFMKGQYCNMRLKKLEEENDPWPPIKTKSYVTLALMYQKDLQSRAETAETIYLRTKGDISEIPQSQKLTDITKIFSSRFGRIPNSILIEGHPGIGKTTLVKEICVEWAEGKLLTSDKLVLLLLLRDPNVQRITNVQQLIEHFTQSTSKVTQLHSYLEDNHGADVTLIIDGFDELNNELRRQSYFVKLIKKQALPKAKIVVTSRPTTSACLHSIVDRRIEILGFDHTSRMEYAMQALQDSPSKLERLHKHIQQYPNINAICYIPLMMSIIVFLCMCQPEDLPPSASKMYQSFVLHTICHYLKRTGKIAEDEHINNIENLPHSVQLTLQRLEKIAFDGLMEDKLVFMMKDYLPNVCWDDPTCYGLLQSVQCYCLDNIGTMTRSFNFLHLGIQEYFAAKYVATLTEDEVVAFLKESFLVNTGGACNPDYPNIKSARFSNMWVLYCGITSGQCNALRHYISNYNTFESYFSRDLQGISMSIMATVTLRSDPPQITGNSDTKVILGKSTSYNQKISQDILQDPMKALCLFQCFQEAEDKALCSVLSKCFQRGEVNLNRIMLLPHQVISLGFFLSQSQRNWEQLNLDGCYIGDRGINLLHHYVCVEKVSKQEIAIINLNSNKITGPSSPLIGDIIAYLLPHTLKLAQNSITDVKYISSATMSTNKVKVIDLSYNCLTACEASALSEMMTCLEKLYIGHNRLDDIAAVTLSQGITKTNTLRDLKLSANNITAAGIVAIAKSLADNTSLEILRISENDVGHEGAIAIANAITWNRTLKQLILRGDNKLNEKSAMIIMKSLHYNQTIVKLGLPFNLQRKDDILREILCVNSTRKTFNHQQLIVD, encoded by the exons ATGTGGCGGCAACTGGGAGTGCAACTCCGTGTTGCAGACCACTTGTTAAGAATTattgaaaaaaatcaccctaatGATTGTGAAGGATGTTGCAGTAAGATGTTACAAGAATGGTTGGATTCTAACAGTAATGCATCATGGGAAGTTCTTACTGGTGTATtagaaaacttgaaattgacTGATGGCACAGAAG GGGTTGACTGGCTTAGTGAGTTTATGAAGGGACAATACTGTAACATGAGACTTAAAAAACTTGAAGAAGAAAATGACCCATGGCCACCAATTAAAACTAAATCTTATGTAACATTAGCACTGATGTACCAAAAAGATTTGCAGTCAAGAGCAGAAACAGCTGAAACAATTTATTTACGTACAAAAGGAGATATTTCTGAAATACCTCAGTCCCAAAAGTTGACTGACATCACAAAAATCTTTAGTTCTCGATTTGGCAGGATTCCCAACAGTATCCTTATTGAGGGTCATCCTGGAATAGGAAAGACAACTCTTGTCAAAGAGATTTGTGTTGAATGGGCTGAGGGTAAGCTACTCACCTCTGACAAATTAGTACTCCTCCTGTTGTTAAGAGATCCTAATGTACAGAGAATTACTAATGTACAACAACTGATAGAACACTTCACACAGTCAACCAGTAAGGTAACACAACTACACAGTTATTTAGAAGATAATCATGGAGCTGATGTCACCTTGATCATTGATGGCTTTGATGAACTAAATAATGAATTACGCAGACAGTCATATTTTGTAAAACTAATTAAAAAGCAGGCATTACCTAAAGCTAAAATTGTAGTGACATCACGACCAACTACTTCTGCTTGTCTTCATTCCATTGTAGACAGAAGAATTGAAATTCTTGGATTTGACCATACCAGTAGAATGGAATATGCCATGCAAGCGTTACAGGATTCTCCATCTAAGCTGGAGAGGTTGCACAAACATATTCAACAATACCCAAATATTAATGCCATATGCTACATACCTTTAATGATGTCAATTATTGTATTCCTTTGTATGTGTCAACCAGAGGACCTCCCACCATCTGCTTCTAAAATGTATCAAAGTTTTGTCTTGCATACAATTTGTCACTACCTGAAGAGAACAGGGAAGATTGCTGAGGATGAACACATCAATAACATAGAAAATTTACCACATTCAGTTCAGTTAACATTACAACGACTAGAGAAAATTGCATTTGATGGTCTTATGGAGGACAAATTGGTATTTATGATGAAAGACTACTTACCAAACGTATGCTGGGATGACCCAACTTGCTATGGTCTGTTGCAGTCTGTCCAGTGTTATTGTTTAGATAACATTGGTACAATGACTAGGTCATTCAACTTCCTACATTTGGGAATACAGGAATACTTTGCTGCTAAGTATGTAGCAACATTAACAGAAGATGAGGTAGTTGCATTTTTAAAGGAGTCATTTCTTGTCAATACTGGAGGTGCATGTAATCCCGATTACCCCAATATTAAGAGTGCTCGTTTTTCCAACATGTGGGTTCTGTACTGTGGTATAACTAGTGGACAGTGCAACGCTTTGAGGCATTATATATCAAATTATAACACGTTCGAATCATATTTTTCCCGTGATTTGCAAGGCATTTCAATGTCAATTATGGCTACAGTTACATTAAGGTCTGATCCTCCACAAATAACTGGTAATTCTGACACAAAGGTGATCTTAGGAAAGTCAACTTCTTATAATCAGAAAATATCACAAGATATATTACAGGACCCAATGAAGGCTCTTTGCTTGTTCCAGTGTTTCCAAGAAGCTGAAGATAAAGCTTTATGTAGTGTCTTGTCCAAATGCTTCCAAAGAGGTGAAGTTAATCTCAATAGAATTATGCTCCTTCCACACCAGGTGATATCATTGGGGTTTTTCCTATCACAATCACAAAGAAACTGGGAGCAGCTAAATCTAGATGGTTGCTACATTGGAGATCGTGGCATCAACCTACTGCACCACTACGTTTGTGTAGAGAAAGTCAGCAAACAAGAAATAGCAATAATTAATCTTAATTCAAACAAAATAACTGGACCATCATCACCTCTCATTGGTGACATCATTGCTTACCTTCTACCGCATACTTTAAAATTAGCTCAGAACAGTATCACTGACGTGAAATACATCTCCTCAGCAACAATGAGCACGAATAAAGTCAAAGTCATAGATTTGAGTTATAATTGTCTCACAGCATGTGAAGCATCAGCATTATCAGAAATGATGACATGTTTAGAGAAGTTGTACATTGGCCACAACAGGCTTGATGACATTGCTGCAGTTACACTGTCACAAGGaataacaaaaacaaacactCTGAGGGATTTAAAACTTAGTGCAAACAACATCACAGCTGCAGGAATAGTAGCAAttgcaaagagtttagcagaCAACACCTCACTGGAGATATTACGAATAAGTGAAAATGATGTTGGTCATGAAGGAGCTATAGCAATTGCCAATGCCATCACTTGGAACAGGACACTTAAACAACTCATACTGCGTGGTGATAACAAACTGAATGAAAAGTCAGCCATGATCATAATGAAGAGTCTGCACTACAACCAGACAATTGTTAAGCTAGGGCTTCCCTTTAATCTACAAAGGAAAGATGATATACTAAGAGAAATTCTATGTGTCAATAGTACAAGAAAGACATTTAATCATCAGCAATTAATAGTAGACTAA